The Erinaceus europaeus chromosome 13, mEriEur2.1, whole genome shotgun sequence genome segment CTTTACTAGTCCTAACAAGAATGACCAGAGAAAAAGTTTAGTAGGACTAcccaaattttaaaaaggggggagcgaagcagatctgcagttgtctgtctcccccccccccccccgtcgtatccaacaacagcaacaataataaccacaatgataaaaacaagggcaacaaaaggggggggggaaatggtctctaggagcagtggatttgtggtgcaggtgccaagccccagcaataacaccggaggcaaaaaaaaaaaaaaatccagagctaTGAAATCACTcatgaggactggggagatataATGGTTATGGCAAAGAAGACTCTcagggaggctctgaggtccctgattCAACTCTCAGCACGACCATaaaacagctgagcagtactacggtctttctctcattaaaacattaaagaaaaaaggaatcatACATAGGAAAGTTCCCAGttccacaaaaaataaaaattaaattatcccTCCCATTAAGACCAAACACTGAATTCTAAACCTTAAAGTGATCCACGGGCCTTCCAAGAGGCATCAAAATGACTTATTTTACAACTGGATTCTGATGACTGCTGGGTCGGTCACAACATAACCaccctttgctttttttaaaaaatactattcccattcccgtggtccgggaggtgtcgaagtggataaagcactggattcttgaccatgaggtcgaaagttcagtccctggtagcacaggtaccagagtgatacctggttttttctctcctttcttgtgaacaaattcttaaaaaaaaaaattcccttttgttgcctttgttttgttgtagttattgttgttggataggacactgagaaaaggagaggagggaacaacagggggaaagataagacctgcagacctgcttcaccgcttgtgaagcaactccccttcaagtgagggctcgaaccaggacgcTTATGCCTTTGCACCACCCGCTGGACTCCCAATGCATCTTTCAAAATAAGGAACTGGGCAGGTCACTCAGTGGTGTTCTGTTGCAGGATTGTgttttaacagtgctctggtcttccctTTTAGAAGTAGAAATCACAATTTTTTAACCTGAGGATTACTCAGTTCTGACTTGTGGTAGTGTGGCACTGAGAGCCTCTGCTGTTCCATCCCAATCaagtcattcttttaaaaaaagatcttattaataaagaaccagacatgtctTTGGTATATGTGCTACTGGGTATCAAACTCTGGGACCTAAGGCTcgaatctagtgccttagccactgtgccacctcctggaacacaacCATGTTGTCTAAAGACTTTCCTAAGCCATCACCATCTAAAAAACTTTCAGCTTCCATTGAAGATGGAAGAGATCTCCAATATCACCAATAATCATTTTGCTGCCACCTGGGTGTGAGTTTTAGAAGCAAAGCCAGGAGAGAACAGGCTACATCTGAACAGCAATGCTATATCCTCTAACAGAATCCACTAAACATGTCAACCTACAATTTTGTCTGCCTGTGTCAGAAACAATGGCCTTAGTCCTAGCTCAGAATTTATGAACTTTACAAGATATTTTACACTCCATATGGGTAAAACTACTGAAAATCTTAGCTTACAGCCTGCACTGGGCTTAGCCTGAAACTAAGGTTCTGAAACAAGTATATCTGGGGCAAGAAATTAGAAACTTCAGGCATTAGCTCCCACCCACCCTGTTTAGTGGTTACCAAAGGGGATAAACCAAGGTGGCAGACACTTAGCTTTTTGTTGGTTATATGTATATACACGCAGAAATACTTTGATGTAAAACTtagggccaggtgttggtacacctggtagtTTAAACCCATTCCCCACCTCAGACCCGCCTGGGGGAGGACACTTCACTGTAGTTCTACAAGTATTTCTCCCTTTTATTTAAAGCCACCATTATAGGAATAGAGCTGTGTTAACTAACGTCAAGCCTTAATATTTAACCTTAATAGGGTTCAGggatagactctcatgcctgaggctgactcaatcccccacaccacaaaagccagagctcagcagtgctgatAAAAACACCTtaagattcattttttaataatcaCCTGGAATACTGTCTTAATGTGGCTATTTATATAGCCCAACTAAACCCATGTCCCTCTATTTACAAAGGATTCTTAAACTTCCTCATCCTGTTGACTTAATTCATGGCACTGTTCAAATGTGAATCCCTTTACTAATGTTCATTAACTGTATAGCCCATTCACCCAAACAATAGACATTTATGCACTTGTCAACCACAAAATACCTTCCAGTAATGTAACTTACTCTGGGTTCTGGAATTTATAGGGAGAAAACAAAACAGTGCCATCTTTTACTTAGCTTCTACAGCAGTTATTGAAAGAAGACACAGGTTTCTCATTAAACTTTGCTTTAATGGGTCTCAAAATTTTGTGACAGATTTTTGGTCAGGTTGTTTCCATTAAAAAGTACTGATTTTAAAAACTAATAACTTAAAactgccacacacacaaaaaaaacaaaatggtcCACATAACATTCTCCTTTCCTTCTGAAGGTTTTACGATGCATTGTTATCATTAACCAGTCTTTTATGATTAAACTTAAATGGCCAATTGAGACAAACAGTTCTGAGACCGTTCTTCCACCACTGATTAAGACTGGGGTGGCAGGgattggggagaatattcatttagcTTTCTGTGCCTTCTGGGCAGACTTGGTGACCTTGCCGGCTCCAGCTGCCTTCTTGTCCACTGCTTTGATGACACCTACAGCGACTGTCTGCCTCATGTCACGAACAGCAAAGCGCCCTGTTAAAAATAAGATTGGCATTTAGTAACTCTCCTTCCTATAGTATCAACTTACTTAAACAAGGATGAAATCTCAAGAGTTGCTAGCAAGCCATCTTACCCAGAGGAGGATAATCAGAGAAGCTCTCAACACACATGGGCTTGCCAGGAACCATGTCCACAATGGCAGCATCACCAGATTTCAAGAACTTGGGACCATCTTCCAGCTTCTTTCCGGAACGGCGATCAATCTTCTCCTTCAGCTCAGCAAACTTGCAAGCGATGTGAGCAGTGTGACAATCAAGCACAGGTGCATATCCAGCACTGATTTGGCCTGGGTGGTTCAGAATGATCACCTTGGGAGAAAAGATGCAGATTCATTAAGTTCGACTCCCAGACCAACAAAACTGCTGCCAAAAATACACCCCCCCAATTAAGACAAACCCTCATGAAATGTCACCTGAGCTGTGAAGCCAGCTGCTTCCATTGGTGGGTCATTTTTGCTGTCACCAGCCACATTGCCACGACGAACATCTTTCACAGACACGTTTTTCACGTTGAAGCCCACGTTGTCTCCAGGAAGAGCTTCACTGAGAGCTTCGTGGTGCATTTCAACAGATTTCACTTCAGTTGTAACGTTGACTGGAGCAAATGTGACCACCATGCCAGGCTTGAGGACACCAGTTTCAACTCGGCCCACAGGGACAGTACCAATACCTACAAATTCACAGCATAGTATAAATGCCTGATGTAACATTcaagtactgaaaaaaaaaatcacagaagtcACATGCCACACAGCAATGCCCAACTTACCACCAATCTTGTACACGTCCTGGAGGGGCAGGCGCAGGGGCTTGTCGGTTGGACGAGTTGGTGGCAGGATGCAATCCAAAGCTTCAAGGAGTGTGGTTCCACTGGCACTGCCATCTTTCCGGGTGATTTTCCATCCCTTGAACCAAGGCatctaaacacacacaaaaaagattaACATGTCTGCTCCCTCTCCAgcactttttaaccagagcaatgcacagctttggtttatgttggtgcagggcaGTGAGCCGTAACTTCAAGAGCCTCAAAAGCCCTAGCCTTCCACATACCTGTTGTCACCCCCCTCACCCTCCAAGTCATCTTTTTACAACTACCTCAAAAGCCACTCACATTAGCACTTGGCTCCAGCATGTTGTCACCATTCCAACCAGAAATTGGCACAAAGGCTACTGTGTCGGGGTTGTAGCCAATTTTCTTAATGTAGGTGCTGACTTCTTTGACGATTTCCTCGTATCTCTTCTGGCTGTAGGGCGGCTCGGTGGAATCCATTTTGTTGACACCAACAATGAGCTGCTTCACACCCAGCGTGTAAGCCAGAAGGGCGTGCTCACGGGTCTGCCCGTTCTTGGAGATACCGGCTTCAAACTCACCGACACCAGCAGCCACAATCAGGACAGCACAGTCGGCCTTCAgggggggggaaataaagaggctCTTAGAAGATGAAGCACAACCTGTGACACCCCCCAAGtatggggggggctgggggatgtACCGACCTGAGATGTGCCTGTGATCATGTTCTTGATGAAGTCTCTGTGTCCTGGGGCATCGATGATGGTCACGTAGTACTTGCTGGTCTCGAATTTCCACAGGGAGATATCAATGGTGATACCACGTTCGCGTTCGGCCTTCAGCTTGTCCAAGACCCAGGCGTACTTGAAGGAGCCCTTGCCCATCTGTGGAGATTCAAGACCCGGTTACACGCGGGGACCGGAAGCTGACCGAAGCCCGCGTGGGGCCACCTCCCCGCAGGGCATCTGCTTTTCTTCCGGAAGCATGGCTCCGAATGCCCGGGGCCCcacttataaaataaagaaataaaaaacacaaaaaacttcCCAACCGCTCAACTCCCCGGGACACCTACCTCGGCCGCCTCCTTCTCGAACTTCTCGATGGTCCTCTTGTCGATGCCGCCGCATTTGTAGATGAGGTGGCCGGTGGTGGTGGACTTGCCGGAGTCGACGTGTCCGATGACCACGATGTTGATGTGGGTCTTCTCCTTTCCCATTTTGCCTCGAGGTTTGTTTTAGCGGTGGTTTTCACGACACCTGAATCGGGgtaaaagaaaattgaaagggaaacataataaaaaaaaaaaaagagaaagaagtcccTGAAACTCTGAGGCCCCAAAGCGGGGAGACGTGACCTCCAAGCCCCAAAGGGCGAATTCCAAGGAGAGCTGCAAGCGGGGGCccgtcccctccccctccgcggGGGTCCGGGTGCGGGGCGCCCTCGGGCGGGCCGGGGCCCCTTTGTGCGGGTGACTCACCCGCCCGCCCCGGCCTCCATTTTGAGCCGCCGGCTGCACGGCCCCGAGAGCGGCCATCTTTCTGCGCACGCAACTGGTGCCGGCCGGGCGGGTCTGGCCGCCGGGGCGGGGCGCCGAACCGCGAGGCCCACTTCCCCCACCCCCGGGCCGCTCCGTGGGCCCGGCTCACGCGGCCCTCCGAGCCGGCCATGTGCGCCGGGTAGCCCGGGCCCCGACCGCCCGCCCCGGGAGGCCCCACGTCGAGGCGGCGCCCCCCCCCACCGACCTCGCGTCGGCCACCACGACCGACAAACCCGTGGCTGCCTCCGCGCCCGGGCGCTACGGGGAGGCCCGCGGGGAAGGCGAGGCGGCCGGGAAACGCACGCGGCGGCCGGATGGGGGCCTCGACTCGAGCACGAGGCGGGGCGGCGCCCGAAGAAAGCGCCCAGGCCCCCAACTCCCGACGCCCAACCCCCTTCTCTCCGCCCGAAATTCGGGGCCCGGAATCCCGGCCAGTAGCGGCGGGGAAGCCTCGCGCGAGCGCCACCGCGGCCCGCTGCCCCCGGGGGCCCAGGCCGGCGGAAGCCACACCCGACGCTCACCTGTGTTCTGGCGGCAAACCCGTTGCGAAAAAGAACGTTCAGGACGGCTACTGCACTTATATATGGTTCTCCCCCTCCCTCGGGGAAAAGGGCGGAGCCAGCACACGACACCACTTTCCCAGGTTGCCCCGCGCCGCCTCCACCCGGCTCCCGTTCCTTCGCCGTCACCCCTCCCCCTACGCGTCGCGTCGGGGACCGTGCGCTTGGTGCGCGCAGCCCACTGAAGCGCACTCAGCGCCTCGCGCATGCTCGCCGGGACCCTCGGTGGTGTACAGAGCAGGCGCCGAGGGGTGGGCGGGGACGAGCGATCCCTGGACGCTAAGTTAGTGGGAGTTTGACGACGGTCCCTAGGACTGCCCCCGGCTGGGGCGAGTCTGCCTTTTGTACGACTTACTCCCTGCTCCccctggagggggagagaggcggGGATGTCAGAAATTTTTCCTCTGCTGGACTTGGCTTCACTGCAAAGGGGATGTCACGCTGGGGGTATCccttcttccccactggacacCTCCCGGCCGGCTTTGAGCCCATTGCTTCCTGCGCTGCTTGCTTCCCCGCCGAGGGCTGGCTCCTCCCTCGCCCCTTGCCTTGGGCTCCCCTTCCAGCTCCAGGGCTGGGCTTGGCTCCTTCCCCGAGAATAAATGCACGAGTGGTTTCAACGAGGTGGTCAACGAATCCAAGAAACATGTCCCTCTCTGGCCTCCTGGCGTGCTCCATTCACAGCCAGCTGCTTGCATCGAAGcccgtgacacacacacacacactcggcaTTTTGCATGCGTCCACCCTCACGCTACATTTTCCTccgcccctctccctcctccccccgtgTACACTCACTTCACTGCAAGCATGAGAAACTTTAAAAGAATCTTTCAGATTCAGTCTTTCCAAATGACTTCATGCAGAGAATGGGATCTAAGGCACCAGCAAACCTACCCACCCAATTTCCTATTCCCAAACACTTGCTGCGAAATCACAGCTTCTCAAAAAATGGTCTATCGCGTTGAAATAAGTAGCTTCGTTTTCTGCCTTTCTATTGATTGGAGCTGAGTTTTGAGCGTCAGCCTAAAGCGAGATTGAAAGAGGCTTTTTATGGTTGGCAATCAGGGCAGAGTCTCAGAATGGCtcctctgaagggaaaaaaaaaaaaaaaagtttttaatgagCCAATCACTAGATCATTAGACCTCCTTTCTTCCAGGTGTAGAACATCACGGTCCAACTTCTCCAGCCATTATATTGGCAAATATTTGAGAAAGAACCCCTGTCAGTTTCAAGTGCCAGATAAAGCTCTGTCACATGAACAATATGTACTTCTTTCAGAGAGGAACCCACAATTGCGctgaaaggagaaaacaaaataacTGGAAAATAGACAAGGGAGATCATCTAGCTGTTTAatactttgtcttttcttttttttattgccaccagggttatcactggggttcagtgccagcactgcgaatccactgctcccagtggccattttttcctttctattttatctgacatagagaaattgagaggagagaggaagatagggagagaaggacgatagacacctgcacacctgcttcactttgtgaaactttccctctgcaggtggaggaccCAGGGACTCAAATCCCGATCCTCGTATATGGCAACATGTGCGCCACCTCGCCTGCCCCCTTGTCTAGCTGTTTACTcaacagactttcctgcctgagacttgGGAACTCCAGATtaaatacccagcaccaccataaaccagaacggAGCAGTAGAACAATAAGTGACccaataaaccttaaaaaataacTGGGAAGCAGGTAGAGACAAGTGAActgagtttgtttcatcaaagaataTAGTTCTAGTCGTCGATTTCAGGTATTTCCTTATAACccaaatgctttttcttttttctttttgccaccagaggtATTGCTGGTACttagtgattccactgctcccagtggctgactttctctctctctctctgtctatatatatatataaataatattgttttcatctttattggggggattagtggtttacaatcaacagtaaaatacagcattttgtacatgtgtaacccttttcagttttccacataacaattcaacttccTCTGCCAAAtagtgttccaggacctaaaccctccccccacccccagtcttttactttggtgcaatatatcaaacccagtccaagttctgctttgtgttttcttatttttcaatttctttttttaaattagtggttttaataatgattgacaagattgtgggataagaggggtacaattcatacaattcccacccccagagtgccatatcatcccatctcctccattggaagcttccctattctttttttttttattcccttttgttgcccttgttgttttattgttgtagttattattgttgtcattgttgttggatagaacagagagaaatggagaggggagggggaagacagagagagggagagaaagacagacacctgcagacctgcttcaccgcttgtgaagcgacccccttgcaggtggggagccagggcttgaaccaggatccttatgcgggtccttgtgcttagcgctacctgcgcttaacccgctgcgctacagcctgactccccagcttccctattcttattcctctgtgagtatgggccaaacatctttatgtggtgcagaaggtggaaggtctggcttctttttttttttttaaggactttgataggaaaagttatttttttttaagattttatttattaattaatgaaaaaggaggagtgagagaaagaaccaggtaacactctggtacatgtgcagccagggactgaacttgggacctaatacttgagagtccaatgctttatccactgcttcaTCTCCCAGACCATACAGGAAGAGTTatctttaagattttaaaataagggGTTGGACAGTAACACACCTACATACATTACCACATACATTACCACACTCAAGGACCaggatttaagcccccagttcccacctgcagaagggaagtttcatgagtactgGAGTAGTGAAGAAGATGCCTCTATTCCTCCTCCTATCTCTATTTcatgattttattcttttaatgaaagagagagagagagagaatactgctcagctctgactcttgatgatgcaagggattgaacctgagacctcagagcctcaggcatcaaagtctttttgcatcaccattatgctctctccagcCCTATCCAGTAGATTTTAAGTCATTGTTCTAATTGAATTTCGTTATTATTATGGCTTACAGTATAGTCTATTTTTTTCTAAACACTCCcattaccaaaggtctgtgtccccatccccacccccatagatcaccactgtagttctcccacagAGCTCTGGctcctgtaactgcttctccactggatatgggcaatgacaggttgattcatacctttagtctatctctacctttccctagtggggtagggctctggggaggtgggattccaagacacattggtggggtctgctctgggaagtcaggttgatgtcatggtagtatttttcaactttctttctctctctctttcttcttttactgcttatagaaacagaagaatggggagtcgggcggtagtgcagcgggttaagtgcacatggtgccaaacacaaggaccggcctaaggatcctggttcaagcccctggctccccacctgcaggggggtcgcttcacaagtggtgaagcaggtctgcaggtgtctttctccctctctgtcttcccctcctctctccatttctctgtgtcctatccaacaatgtcgacaacaataactataacaataaaacatcaagagcaacaaaagggaataaataaataaacataaaataaataaataagaaacagaagaatggagttggggggagagagacctacagcaccgctccactgcttgtgaagctccctatCCCTTGCAGCTTTGGTGGagtggggcttgaaactgggtcctcatgcttggaaatgtgtgtgctctcctgggtgcATGCCCAtgtccacctccacccccacctaccaaatgctttttctttttccataaaaAGCCTTCTAATACAGACTTTAGaggggttgagtggtagcacagcgggttaaccgcacgtggcacgaagcgcaaggacaggaataaggatcccagtttgaaccctggctccccacctgcgggggggggggggggatcacttcacaggcaggtctacaagtgtctttctctccccctctctgtcttcccctcctctctccatttctctctgtcctatccaacaacaatgacatcaacaacaacaataataactacaacaataagaaaacaacaagggcaacaaaagggaaaataaataaattaattaagaaaagaaaagactaacAGACTTCCTTTCAACTCTGTGTTACAGGcataaacttgtaaaaaaaatcacatctatTTCTTTCTAGTCTCTTCATTTTAATTCTGAGATAGCTTTCATGAATCTGGACCATATATAAAGATTACCTAGAATTACATATACtttaacttttttgtttattttaagattttatttattaatgagaaaggaggagagaaagaaccagataccactctgatacatgtgctgctggggattgaacttgggacctcatgcttgagagtccaatgtttatccactgcgccatctcccagaccactaactTAACTTTTTGAAAACCACAACCTATTTTTCTGTAATAGCTATATTTCCATACCTCCTTTCACCAATTCTTTCTCTACATTGCATGtggaataacattttttttaaaacttttttaaaaaaatttatttagtttatttattcccttttgttgcccttgttgtcttattgttgtagttattattgttgttgttgttggataggacagagagaaatggagagaggaggggaagacagagaggaggagagaaagatagacacctgcagacctgcttcaccgcctgtgaagcgactcccctgcaggtggggagccggggttcgaaccgggatccttatgccggtccttgtgttttgcgccacctgcgcttaacccgctgcgctacagcccgactccctatggaaTAACATTTTGATCTGCTGGGATCGGctagatagctcagctgggaggacacctgctttgccaagtgagagacccgggttctagcctctGGCACACCACGCGGAGGTAGTGAGTCTCTAGAGacagtttcagtgctgtgatgtctctcagcctgaagcagtgaaggcTGGCCCCCAggtggaaaagaaagatagatcttGCTATGTTAGCTTCTATTTATAAGGAGAGAAAGTGGTTAGTACCAGTGAAACGCCATCATTAGCAACAGAATAATCCCAAGCAGTCTGAGCACTCATTTACTTCCTTGAATAAGTCACTAATGACTGTCCTCTTTGAACTAGATTCCTGCAGTCATAGTGGTATATCACTGGGATATAAACTGCATACTCTATTCTTCAAGTCAAGATCAGGGTGCTGCACTAGATGAATTCTTTTCCATCACTAAACagttttatctttaaaatgtcaaataggggagtcgggcggtagcgccgtggagacctgcataaggatcccggttcgagctcccggctccccacctgcaggggggtcgcctcacaaacagtgaagcaggtcttgtttAGCAGTGTATGCCTCAAATGGTTCAGTGCTGGAGGTAATACTAGCACATCTAAGTATTTTAACAGgaatgccctttttttttttttttctttgtttgagaATGTAAGGAACTGTTTAATgttaggaaagaaagaagcagattaAAGACTGGACTAGccggaggcaggtggtggtgcacttagttaagcacacacattacagtgtgcaagggcccaggttcaagcccctggttcccacctacagggagaaagcttcatgagtggtgaagcaggactgcaggtctctctctccctccttctctctctatctccctcctcgttttctctctgtctctatccaataataaataaatatttttttaaaagtctggacTGGGGTATGAAGCCAAGATGGCTGGGAGACAACCCCTGGCCTGAGCGCTGCAAGGAGGCCGCTTCAAAAGTGGGAAGTGTGGTTGGGGTTAGGAGTTctggccaccagattccagatgctaccataatgccaactggacttccctgggcagacaaccccaccaatgtgtcctggagccccacttccttagagccccgccccactagagaaagaaaaagacaggttgggagcatggatcgacctgtcaatgcccatgttcagcggagaagcaattacagaagccagaccttccaccttctgcatcccacaatgaccttgggtccatactcccagagggttaaagaataggaaagctatcaggggagggcatggggtacagagttctggtggtgggggttgtacccctctttttaaaaaattattatttatttatttattaaggtttttaaaaattttgtttattttcccttttgttgcccttgtctttttattgttgttgtagctattattgtcgttgttattgatgtcgtcgttgttagatagaatagagagaaatggagagaggaggggaagacagagagagagagagaaagacacctgcagacctgcttcaccaactgtgaagggactcccctgcagatggggagccggggggctcgaacctggatcctcacgccggtccttgcactttgcgccacatgcgcttaaccggctgcgctaccccCAGACccgtaattgtacccctcttattctatggacttgtcagtgtttccattttataaataaatttaaaaagagagagagagaagaaaaaagcacacacacaagaCTGGTCTGGTGCAATAGCATACTTAGCgctctgctttgccaagtgtacaacccaggcttaagcccagccccactgttttgaaggaagctttagtgttatggtctcttccactctctctctctctctttgcctctctgtctctatctgggaaaaaaaagggaCTAGAAACTGAAAAATGGAAAGTTTTACATGGGGTGGggaggcgggtggtggtgcacttggttgagcacatatgttacaacacacaaggacccaggttcaagtccctggtccccacctgcagggggaaagcttcacgagtggtgaagcagggctgcatgtgtctctctgtctctcttactctctatc includes the following:
- the EEF1A1 gene encoding elongation factor 1-alpha 1 encodes the protein MGKEKTHINIVVIGHVDSGKSTTTGHLIYKCGGIDKRTIEKFEKEAAEMGKGSFKYAWVLDKLKAERERGITIDISLWKFETSKYYVTIIDAPGHRDFIKNMITGTSQADCAVLIVAAGVGEFEAGISKNGQTREHALLAYTLGVKQLIVGVNKMDSTEPPYSQKRYEEIVKEVSTYIKKIGYNPDTVAFVPISGWNGDNMLEPSANMPWFKGWKITRKDGSASGTTLLEALDCILPPTRPTDKPLRLPLQDVYKIGGIGTVPVGRVETGVLKPGMVVTFAPVNVTTEVKSVEMHHEALSEALPGDNVGFNVKNVSVKDVRRGNVAGDSKNDPPMEAAGFTAQVIILNHPGQISAGYAPVLDCHTAHIACKFAELKEKIDRRSGKKLEDGPKFLKSGDAAIVDMVPGKPMCVESFSDYPPLGRFAVRDMRQTVAVGVIKAVDKKAAGAGKVTKSAQKAQKAK